One segment of Variovorax sp. PAMC28562 DNA contains the following:
- the paaA gene encoding 1,2-phenylacetyl-CoA epoxidase subunit PaaA: MYTQAMDTMGKDGSDADGKKKAIRSAEEMRLEERFDAHIDAGDFIEAKDWMPDHYRKTLVRQISQHAHSEIVGMLPEGNWISRAPTLKRKAILLAKVQDEGGHGLYLYAAAETLGTSRDQMFAALHTGKAKYSSIFNYPTLTWADMGTIGWLVDGAAIMNQVPICRCSYAPYARAMIRICREESFHQRQGYEALLTMMTQGTDAQKAMVQDAVNRWWWPSIMMFGPPDDQSPNSAQSMRWGIKRFSNDDLRQKFIDAAVEQARILGVTLPDPDLKWNEERQAHDHGTIDWSEFWRVVGGDGPCNRERLATRVKAWDDGAWVRDAAMAHAQKQPMKEAA, encoded by the coding sequence ATGTACACGCAAGCGATGGACACGATGGGCAAGGACGGTAGTGATGCCGATGGCAAGAAGAAGGCCATTCGCTCCGCCGAAGAGATGCGCCTCGAAGAGCGCTTCGATGCCCACATCGATGCCGGCGATTTCATCGAAGCCAAGGACTGGATGCCCGACCATTACCGCAAGACGCTGGTGCGGCAGATCAGCCAGCACGCGCATTCGGAGATCGTCGGCATGCTGCCCGAAGGCAACTGGATCTCGCGCGCGCCGACCTTGAAGCGAAAGGCGATCTTGCTGGCGAAGGTGCAGGACGAAGGCGGTCACGGTCTCTATCTGTACGCTGCGGCAGAGACGCTCGGCACCTCGCGCGACCAGATGTTCGCTGCGCTGCACACGGGCAAAGCCAAGTACAGCTCGATCTTCAACTACCCGACGCTGACGTGGGCCGACATGGGCACCATCGGCTGGCTGGTCGACGGCGCGGCGATCATGAACCAGGTGCCGATCTGCCGCTGCTCGTACGCCCCGTATGCCCGCGCGATGATCCGCATCTGCCGCGAAGAAAGCTTCCATCAGCGCCAGGGCTATGAAGCGCTGCTGACCATGATGACGCAAGGCACAGACGCGCAAAAAGCGATGGTGCAAGACGCGGTAAATCGCTGGTGGTGGCCTTCGATCATGATGTTCGGCCCGCCCGACGATCAGTCCCCCAACTCGGCGCAATCGATGCGCTGGGGCATCAAGCGTTTCTCGAACGACGACCTGCGGCAGAAGTTCATCGACGCCGCCGTCGAGCAGGCGCGCATCCTTGGCGTGACCTTGCCCGACCCGGACCTGAAGTGGAACGAAGAGCGCCAGGCACACGACCACGGCACCATCGACTGGAGCGAGTTCTGGCGTGTCGTTGGTGGCGATGGGCCGTGCAACCGCGAGCGGTTGGCGACGCGGGTGAAAGCATGGGACGACGGCGCGTGGGTGCGCGATGCAGCGATGGCGCATGCCCAGAAGCAACCGATGAAGGAGGCCGCATGA
- the paaB gene encoding 1,2-phenylacetyl-CoA epoxidase subunit PaaB, which produces MTNEVATANVAAQPEWPLWEVFVRSKAGLDHKHCGSLHAADPKMAIQMARDVYTRRQEGSSIWVVRSDQIVANDPGDKAAYFDPAEDKVYRHPTFYALPKAVDHM; this is translated from the coding sequence ATGACGAACGAAGTTGCGACTGCCAACGTGGCTGCTCAACCGGAGTGGCCGCTGTGGGAAGTCTTCGTGCGCAGCAAGGCGGGGCTCGATCACAAGCACTGCGGCAGCCTGCACGCGGCCGACCCGAAGATGGCGATCCAGATGGCGCGCGACGTGTACACGCGGCGGCAAGAGGGCAGCAGCATCTGGGTCGTGCGCTCCGACCAGATCGTCGCCAACGACCCGGGGGACAAGGCCGCGTATTTCGATCCGGCGGAAGACAAGGTGTACCGCCATCCGACGTTCTATGCGTTGCCCAAAGCCGTCGATCACATGTGA
- a CDS encoding phenylacetic acid degradation protein PaaY produces the protein MPCYAIEGVVPVVDATAYVHPTAVLIGDVIVGPGCYVGPLASLRGDFGRIVMKTGSNVQDTCVVHGFPLQDTVIEENGHIGHGAVLHSCIVRRDALVGMNAVVMDEAEVGEASFVAACAFVPAGMKIPPRSLVAGMPAKVKRELSDAEIAWKLEGTLTYQALARRCLASLVEVQPLTVVEPNRPTVQRSSVRSLVDTKRSAKAD, from the coding sequence ATGCCCTGCTATGCCATCGAAGGCGTCGTGCCCGTGGTCGATGCGACCGCCTACGTGCACCCGACCGCCGTGCTCATCGGCGACGTGATCGTGGGCCCGGGGTGCTACGTCGGGCCGCTGGCCAGCTTGCGCGGCGACTTCGGCCGCATCGTGATGAAGACCGGCTCCAACGTGCAGGACACCTGCGTGGTGCACGGCTTTCCGCTGCAGGACACGGTGATCGAAGAGAACGGCCACATCGGCCACGGCGCGGTGTTGCACAGCTGCATCGTGCGGCGCGATGCGCTGGTCGGCATGAACGCGGTGGTGATGGACGAGGCCGAAGTCGGTGAAGCATCCTTCGTCGCGGCCTGCGCTTTCGTCCCTGCCGGCATGAAGATTCCGCCGCGCAGCCTGGTCGCCGGCATGCCGGCCAAGGTCAAGCGCGAACTGAGCGACGCCGAGATCGCCTGGAAACTCGAAGGCACCCTGACCTATCAGGCGCTCGCGCGCCGCTGCCTCGCCAGCCTGGTCGAAGTACAGCCGCTCACCGTCGTCGAACCCAACCGGCCGACCGTTCAGCGCTCATCCGTTCGCTCGCTGGTCGACACCAAGCGCAGCGCAAAAGCGGACTGA
- the paaC gene encoding 1,2-phenylacetyl-CoA epoxidase subunit PaaC, protein MQSSIELDRKPATQYLLRIGDTCLILAQRLGEWCGHAPVLEEDIAMANIALDLLGQARAVLTRAGELEDVPHDEDQLAFLRKERDYLNLTMVELPRGDFAFSVLRNAMIATWLRLLWERLATSSDAELAAIAGKAVKEARYHQQHSGDWVVRLGDGTAESHRRMDAALVDLWRYVPELFDTDAIDDAASASGIGPRWADLQGQWMADMKLILDEAGLTIPKDSAFRSDGKRGRHSEHMGFILADMQYLQRAFPGGVW, encoded by the coding sequence ATGCAATCCTCCATCGAACTCGATCGCAAGCCCGCCACGCAATACCTGCTGCGCATCGGCGATACCTGCCTCATCCTCGCCCAGCGTTTGGGTGAGTGGTGTGGTCATGCGCCGGTGCTCGAAGAAGACATCGCAATGGCCAACATCGCGCTCGATCTGCTCGGCCAGGCGCGTGCGGTGTTGACCCGTGCCGGTGAGTTGGAAGACGTGCCGCACGACGAAGACCAGCTCGCGTTTTTGCGCAAGGAGCGCGACTACCTCAACCTCACGATGGTCGAGTTGCCGCGCGGTGACTTCGCGTTCAGCGTGCTGCGTAACGCGATGATCGCGACCTGGCTCAGGCTGCTGTGGGAACGGCTCGCGACGTCAAGCGATGCGGAGCTTGCGGCCATTGCCGGCAAGGCGGTGAAGGAGGCGCGCTACCACCAGCAGCACTCGGGCGATTGGGTCGTGCGACTGGGCGACGGCACTGCCGAATCCCACCGCCGAATGGATGCGGCACTGGTCGACTTGTGGCGTTACGTGCCCGAACTGTTCGACACCGATGCGATCGACGATGCAGCGAGCGCCTCCGGCATCGGTCCCCGCTGGGCCGACCTGCAGGGGCAGTGGATGGCCGACATGAAGCTCATCCTCGACGAAGCCGGCTTGACGATCCCGAAAGATTCCGCTTTTCGCAGCGACGGCAAGCGGGGCCGGCACAGCGAGCACATGGGCTTCATCCTGGCCGACATGCAGTACCTGCAACGTGCGTTTCCTGGAGGTGTGTGGTGA
- the paaK gene encoding phenylacetate--CoA ligase PaaK, whose product MTAKRPEPGDLSPIETASRDEIVALQLQRMQATLQRAYDHVPHYRKAFDAEGVKPGDLKQLSDLAKFPFTVKGDLRDNYPFGMFAVPRAQVARIHASSGTTGKPTVVGYTKNDIDIWADLVARSIRAAGGRAGDMIHVAYGYGLFTGGLGAHYGAERAGCTVIPMSGGQTEKQVQLIRDFKPDIIMVTPSYMQVIMEEFVRQGVDPRSSGLKIGIFGAEPWTEAMRHDIENKAGIDAVDIYGLSEVMGPGVASECIESKDGPVVWEDHFYPEIIDPDTGELLPDGEEGELVFTSLTKEAMPVIRYRTRDLTRLLPPTSRSFRRMGKIVGRSDDMMIIRGVNVFPTQVEEIVLAHERLSGLYQVHVSRDGLLDQVEVHCELQPTGSAITEGDRSAIAQWVQHRVKTLIGISTQVRVFDPNSIERTQTGKARRVVDTRPH is encoded by the coding sequence ATGACCGCGAAGCGCCCCGAACCCGGCGACCTGTCGCCCATCGAAACCGCCAGCCGCGACGAGATCGTCGCGCTGCAGTTGCAGCGCATGCAGGCGACGCTGCAACGCGCCTACGACCATGTGCCGCACTACCGCAAAGCCTTCGACGCCGAGGGCGTGAAGCCCGGCGACCTGAAGCAACTGAGCGACCTTGCGAAGTTCCCGTTCACGGTGAAGGGCGACCTGCGCGACAACTACCCGTTCGGCATGTTCGCGGTGCCGCGCGCACAGGTCGCGCGCATCCATGCGTCCTCGGGCACGACCGGCAAACCGACGGTGGTCGGCTACACGAAGAACGACATCGACATCTGGGCCGACCTGGTCGCGCGCTCGATTCGTGCGGCCGGTGGCCGGGCCGGCGACATGATCCATGTCGCCTACGGATACGGCCTTTTCACCGGCGGCCTGGGTGCGCACTACGGGGCCGAGCGGGCCGGTTGCACCGTCATCCCGATGTCGGGCGGGCAGACTGAAAAACAGGTGCAGCTCATCCGCGACTTCAAGCCCGACATCATCATGGTGACGCCCAGCTACATGCAGGTGATCATGGAAGAGTTCGTACGCCAGGGCGTCGATCCGCGCAGCAGCGGCCTCAAGATCGGGATCTTCGGCGCCGAGCCGTGGACCGAAGCGATGCGTCACGACATCGAGAACAAGGCCGGCATCGACGCTGTCGATATCTATGGTCTGTCAGAAGTGATGGGCCCCGGTGTCGCAAGCGAGTGCATCGAAAGCAAGGATGGTCCGGTGGTGTGGGAAGACCACTTCTACCCTGAGATCATCGACCCCGACACCGGCGAGTTGTTGCCCGATGGCGAAGAGGGCGAGCTGGTCTTCACCTCGCTCACCAAAGAGGCGATGCCCGTCATCCGCTACCGCACGCGTGACCTCACCCGGCTGCTGCCGCCGACCTCGCGATCCTTCCGCCGCATGGGCAAGATCGTCGGGCGGAGCGACGACATGATGATCATTCGCGGCGTCAACGTATTCCCGACGCAGGTCGAAGAAATCGTGCTCGCGCACGAGCGGCTGTCGGGCCTCTATCAAGTGCACGTGAGCCGCGACGGCTTGCTCGACCAAGTCGAAGTGCACTGCGAGCTGCAGCCCACCGGAAGCGCGATCACCGAAGGCGACCGCAGCGCGATCGCGCAGTGGGTGCAGCACCGCGTGAAGACGCTGATCGGCATTTCGACGCAGGTGCGCGTGTTCGATCCGAACAGCATCGAGCGCACTCAAACCGGCAAGGCGCGGCGCGTGGTCGATACGCGCCCACATTGA
- a CDS encoding DUF1501 domain-containing protein, whose protein sequence is MHYIDPKGHSRRAFLKRSSSLALAGTAMPFALSLATMGEAAAQTATDYKALVCVFLYGGCDYANTVVTYDDDSYGKYSTIRGGVQSAGGIAIAKADLAATALSPTQALTNGRQYALHPSMTAMKGLFDAGNAAVQLNVGPLVVPLSRATFNNSNKKVYPQPPKLFSHNDQQSTWQSSSPEGSTVGWGGNIGDLVLGRNSNSLFTCISVSGNAVFLSGDSALQYQVSSGGAVRINSVSPASGTTLYGSATVKSAMQALTQQTRTHKLENEYNKVTKRAVEAEGTVTTAIALPYAAGTFPVPPTNLGNQLAMVARLIRGRATTGAKRQVFMVSTGGFDLHDNLINNQAPLLKQVSDAMASFHAAMVAENLGDKVTAFTASDFGRTLASNGDGADHGWGNHHFVVGGAVKGNMIYGAPPPVSINNTSTLDGYEGHVGQGRLIPTTSVDQYGATMGKWFGLNDAQLLDILPNLKNFNGNTLVVNGTTYTYPRDVGFMKPA, encoded by the coding sequence ATGCACTACATCGACCCCAAGGGCCATTCGCGCCGCGCATTTCTGAAGCGTTCCAGTTCCCTGGCGTTGGCCGGCACCGCCATGCCGTTCGCGCTCAGCCTGGCCACAATGGGTGAGGCCGCTGCGCAGACGGCCACCGACTACAAGGCGCTTGTCTGCGTGTTTTTGTACGGCGGCTGCGACTACGCCAACACCGTCGTCACCTACGACGACGACAGCTACGGCAAGTACAGCACCATCCGTGGCGGCGTTCAGTCGGCCGGTGGCATCGCGATCGCCAAGGCCGATCTCGCTGCGACGGCGCTCAGCCCGACGCAGGCGCTGACGAATGGCCGCCAATACGCATTGCACCCATCGATGACGGCGATGAAAGGCTTGTTCGATGCCGGCAACGCGGCGGTTCAACTCAACGTCGGACCGCTGGTCGTGCCGCTCAGCCGCGCCACCTTCAACAACAGCAACAAGAAGGTGTACCCGCAACCGCCCAAGCTCTTCTCGCACAATGACCAGCAGTCGACATGGCAATCGTCGTCGCCCGAAGGCTCGACGGTCGGCTGGGGCGGCAACATCGGCGACCTGGTGCTCGGGCGGAACAGCAACTCGCTCTTCACCTGCATTTCGGTCTCAGGCAATGCGGTGTTTTTGTCGGGCGACAGTGCGCTGCAATACCAGGTGAGCAGCGGCGGTGCCGTGCGCATCAACAGTGTGAGTCCGGCCTCTGGCACCACTTTGTACGGCTCGGCTACGGTCAAGTCTGCGATGCAGGCGCTGACCCAACAAACCCGCACGCACAAGCTCGAGAACGAATACAACAAAGTCACCAAGCGCGCGGTGGAGGCTGAAGGCACGGTGACGACCGCCATCGCACTGCCCTATGCCGCCGGGACGTTTCCGGTGCCGCCCACCAACCTCGGCAACCAACTCGCCATGGTGGCGCGCCTGATTCGCGGACGCGCTACGACGGGTGCCAAGCGCCAGGTGTTCATGGTGTCGACGGGCGGCTTCGACCTGCACGACAACCTGATCAACAACCAGGCGCCGTTGTTGAAGCAAGTGAGCGACGCCATGGCCAGCTTTCATGCGGCGATGGTTGCCGAAAACCTCGGCGACAAGGTCACTGCCTTCACAGCATCCGATTTCGGCCGCACGCTCGCATCGAACGGCGACGGCGCCGACCATGGTTGGGGCAACCACCACTTCGTGGTCGGCGGCGCGGTCAAAGGCAACATGATCTACGGTGCGCCGCCACCAGTGAGCATCAACAACACCTCCACGCTCGACGGCTACGAAGGCCACGTCGGCCAGGGCCGCTTGATCCCGACCACCTCGGTCGATCAGTACGGCGCGACCATGGGCAAGTGGTTCGGCCTGAACGATGCGCAACTGCTCGACATCCTCCCCAACTTGAAGAACTTCAACGGCAATACGCTGGTGGTGAACGGCACGACCTACACCTACCCGCGCGATGTCGGCTTCATGAAGCCGGCCTGA
- a CDS encoding DUF1800 family protein yields the protein MVEDLQTGREIATEETTRALSSNESSGSTPSEAGHGSRLSLTAALAAAAALAACGGGGGGGSSGAAFLAAGGTNGATSTGSTQVAAGSLTALQNTPTAGTYIYTTAKTDDEAARFLLQAQFSATETDIAAVRAKGYLTWIGEQADLAPSQTGWQWLASKPYNTAYTDNMIWNQLMSSPDGFRKRMAMVFSEIFVVSANDIGSSWPDTMMAQYWDTMVASVTTNFRKLLEDITLNPAMGFYLNTRGNMKENSSGRQPDENFGREVMQLMTLGLYQLNADGSIKRAADGTPLDTYTQDDVTNIARVFTGYDLDIKTAEKGAFAPPGQTYTIESNQWTQRPMVLTENNHSTMASNFLGTTIAAGTKGAASLKTALDTLTNHPNTAPFICKQLIERLITSNPSAAYIARVAAVFADNGAGVRGDMKSVFAAVLLDNEARSPAGLTDPNFGRLREPMLRLVQWARSFGVTSVKDTWKVDNTTDAANRLGQSPLRSPSVFNFFRPGYVPPSTVLASEGKVAPEFQLVNETSVGGYLNYMQNILQNGYDTKDVSASYTVEKSLVFDAAALVRRLNLVMCANQLSAATVALITNALATPPIPAGSTNDTLKNNRIYAAILMVLASPEYLIQK from the coding sequence ATGGTCGAAGACTTGCAGACCGGTCGCGAAATCGCGACCGAAGAGACAACGCGCGCCCTTTCGTCAAACGAAAGTTCTGGCAGCACACCCAGCGAAGCCGGACACGGCAGCCGGCTCTCGCTGACGGCGGCACTGGCGGCCGCGGCGGCTCTCGCCGCATGCGGCGGTGGCGGCGGTGGAGGCAGCAGTGGCGCTGCCTTTCTGGCCGCCGGTGGCACCAACGGAGCCACCTCGACCGGAAGCACCCAGGTCGCGGCCGGGTCTCTCACCGCATTGCAAAACACGCCGACCGCCGGCACCTACATCTACACCACCGCCAAGACCGACGACGAGGCTGCGCGCTTCTTGTTGCAGGCGCAGTTCTCGGCGACGGAAACCGACATCGCGGCGGTCCGCGCGAAGGGCTACCTGACCTGGATCGGCGAGCAGGCCGACCTCGCGCCATCGCAAACCGGCTGGCAATGGCTCGCCAGCAAGCCTTACAACACGGCCTACACCGACAACATGATCTGGAACCAGCTCATGTCGTCACCGGACGGGTTCCGCAAGCGCATGGCGATGGTCTTCTCCGAGATCTTCGTGGTGTCGGCCAATGACATCGGATCGAGCTGGCCCGACACGATGATGGCGCAGTACTGGGACACGATGGTCGCAAGCGTGACCACCAATTTCCGCAAGCTGCTCGAAGACATCACGCTGAATCCGGCGATGGGCTTCTACCTCAACACGCGCGGCAACATGAAAGAGAATTCGTCCGGTCGCCAGCCCGATGAAAACTTTGGCCGCGAAGTCATGCAGTTGATGACGCTGGGGCTGTATCAGCTCAATGCCGACGGCAGCATCAAGCGCGCGGCCGACGGCACGCCGCTCGACACTTACACGCAAGACGACGTGACCAACATCGCGCGGGTCTTCACCGGCTACGACCTCGACATCAAGACGGCCGAAAAAGGCGCCTTCGCGCCACCGGGCCAGACCTACACGATCGAAAGCAACCAGTGGACCCAACGGCCCATGGTGTTGACCGAAAACAACCATTCGACGATGGCGTCGAACTTTCTCGGCACCACGATCGCGGCCGGTACCAAGGGTGCCGCTTCACTGAAGACGGCGCTCGACACGCTGACCAATCATCCGAACACCGCGCCCTTCATCTGCAAGCAGCTGATCGAGCGGCTCATTACCAGCAACCCGAGCGCGGCCTACATCGCACGCGTCGCGGCCGTGTTCGCCGACAACGGTGCCGGTGTTCGTGGCGACATGAAGAGCGTCTTCGCTGCCGTGTTGCTCGATAACGAAGCACGCAGCCCGGCCGGTCTGACCGACCCCAACTTCGGCCGCCTGCGCGAACCGATGCTGCGCCTCGTGCAATGGGCACGCAGCTTCGGCGTGACCTCGGTCAAGGACACCTGGAAAGTCGACAACACCACGGATGCGGCCAATCGGCTCGGCCAGAGCCCGCTGCGCTCGCCTTCGGTGTTCAATTTTTTCAGGCCCGGTTATGTGCCGCCGTCGACGGTGCTGGCCAGTGAAGGCAAGGTCGCGCCGGAGTTCCAGTTGGTCAACGAGACCAGCGTCGGCGGGTACCTCAACTACATGCAGAACATCCTGCAGAACGGTTACGACACCAAGGATGTGAGTGCGAGCTACACGGTCGAAAAATCGCTGGTGTTCGATGCAGCCGCACTCGTGCGCCGGCTCAACCTCGTGATGTGCGCCAACCAGCTTTCAGCAGCCACGGTGGCGTTGATCACCAATGCACTCGCGACGCCGCCCATCCCGGCCGGCAGCACCAACGACACCCTGAAGAACAACCGCATCTACGCGGCGATTTTGATGGTGCTGGCCTCCCCCGAATACCTGATCCAGAAATAG
- a CDS encoding enoyl-CoA hydratase-related protein: MTEPSILAARSGAIATLTLSRPAAMNSFTTTMHAELIAALNAAADDADVRCVVITGAGRGFCAGQDLSDPMAAPGKDLGQLITGTYAPLVERIRAMPVPVIAAVNGVAAGAGANLALCCDFVIAARSASFIQAFSKIGLVPDTGGTWLLPRLVGHARALGLAMLGDKVPAAEAATMGMIWQCVEDAALVDTVTALATRLAGMPTQALVATRQALSAAQDMNLAGALANEAQLQSRFGAAHDYLEGVDAFRNKRAPRFTDR, translated from the coding sequence ATGACGGAGCCTTCGATACTTGCAGCCCGAAGCGGCGCGATCGCCACGCTGACGCTCAGCCGTCCGGCCGCGATGAACAGCTTCACCACCACCATGCACGCCGAGCTGATTGCTGCGCTGAACGCTGCGGCCGACGATGCCGATGTGCGTTGCGTCGTCATCACCGGCGCTGGACGCGGCTTCTGCGCCGGGCAGGATCTGAGCGATCCGATGGCTGCGCCCGGCAAAGACCTCGGCCAGCTGATCACCGGCACTTACGCGCCACTGGTCGAACGTATCCGCGCCATGCCTGTGCCGGTGATCGCAGCCGTCAACGGCGTCGCGGCGGGTGCCGGCGCCAACCTCGCGCTTTGCTGCGACTTCGTGATCGCGGCGCGCTCGGCCAGCTTCATCCAGGCGTTCTCGAAGATCGGCCTCGTGCCCGACACCGGCGGCACGTGGCTGCTGCCGCGCTTGGTAGGCCATGCGCGTGCGCTCGGACTTGCGATGCTCGGCGACAAGGTGCCGGCTGCCGAAGCCGCCACGATGGGAATGATCTGGCAATGCGTCGAAGACGCTGCGCTCGTCGACACCGTCACCGCCTTGGCGACGCGCCTCGCCGGCATGCCGACGCAGGCGTTGGTCGCGACGCGACAAGCGCTGTCGGCAGCGCAAGACATGAATCTGGCCGGTGCGCTCGCCAACGAAGCGCAGCTGCAAAGCCGCTTCGGCGCCGCGCACGATTACCTCGAAGGCGTCGACGCTTTCCGCAACAAGCGCGCGCCGCGCTTCACCGATCGCTGA
- a CDS encoding TetR/AcrR family transcriptional regulator has product MARGRAANYDDQRDMILARAAGLFAQRGYPSTSMNQVAEACGLSKATLYHYYRDKYTLLVSIADDHVSRLAALVEDEASLALQGEARLRHFIQRIVAEYADAQDAHRVLTEDVKFLEPTDRERVLGKERKVVAGFAKAVAEMRADKPGAPLSKPLTMLLFGMINWMFTWMKPGGDLDHAAMGPIVADLFIGGLGAVAAPGSPVNVRPAS; this is encoded by the coding sequence ATGGCACGCGGAAGAGCCGCCAACTACGACGACCAGCGCGACATGATCCTGGCGCGCGCGGCCGGCTTGTTCGCGCAGCGCGGCTATCCGTCGACGTCGATGAACCAGGTGGCCGAGGCCTGTGGGCTGTCGAAGGCGACGCTGTATCACTACTACCGCGACAAATACACGCTGCTCGTCAGCATTGCGGACGACCACGTGTCGCGACTGGCGGCACTGGTGGAAGACGAAGCCAGCCTGGCGCTGCAGGGCGAAGCGCGCTTGCGGCACTTCATCCAGCGCATCGTCGCGGAATATGCCGATGCGCAGGACGCGCACCGCGTGCTGACCGAAGACGTCAAGTTCCTGGAGCCGACCGACCGCGAGCGCGTGCTCGGCAAGGAGCGCAAGGTGGTCGCAGGCTTTGCCAAGGCGGTAGCCGAAATGCGCGCCGACAAACCCGGTGCGCCGCTTTCGAAGCCGCTCACCATGCTGCTCTTCGGCATGATCAACTGGATGTTCACCTGGATGAAGCCGGGCGGCGACCTCGACCATGCGGCGATGGGGCCGATCGTGGCGGATCTGTTCATCGGCGGCCTCGGTGCGGTCGCTGCGCCGGGGTCGCCGGTGAACGTCAGGCCGGCTTCATGA
- the paaI gene encoding hydroxyphenylacetyl-CoA thioesterase PaaI has translation MPTLQPTPQQTAERVAEGMLRRDRATRTLGMAVLAIAPGAATLAMRVREDMLNGHDTCHGGFIATLADSAFAFACNSYDELTVASSFGIDFIAPARQGDQLTASCIEISKSGRTGVYDTEVTNQRGERIAVFRGRSHTLKGRPAVKPIATATAPETVAAAGDAP, from the coding sequence ATGCCAACGTTGCAGCCGACACCGCAGCAAACCGCCGAGCGCGTGGCCGAGGGCATGTTGCGCCGCGACCGCGCGACCCGCACATTGGGCATGGCCGTGCTCGCCATTGCGCCCGGCGCGGCCACGCTGGCGATGCGTGTGCGCGAAGACATGCTCAATGGCCACGACACCTGCCACGGTGGCTTTATCGCAACGCTCGCTGATTCGGCTTTCGCCTTCGCTTGCAACTCGTACGACGAGCTCACGGTGGCATCGTCGTTCGGCATCGACTTCATCGCGCCGGCGCGGCAAGGCGACCAGCTCACGGCAAGCTGCATCGAGATTTCCAAGAGCGGCCGTACCGGCGTCTACGACACCGAAGTGACCAACCAGCGCGGTGAGCGCATCGCGGTGTTCCGCGGCCGCTCGCACACCCTGAAAGGCAGGCCAGCGGTAAAGCCGATCGCAACAGCGACCGCGCCCGAAACCGTGGCCGCTGCGGGAGACGCCCCATGA
- the pyrF gene encoding orotidine-5'-phosphate decarboxylase has protein sequence MTFLDKLRAAERQNGSLLCVGLDPEPARFPAGLKGDASKIYDFCARIVDATADLAIAFKPQIAYFASHRAEGQLEQLMEHLRRNVPHVPVILDAKRGDIGSTAEQYAREAFERYGADAVTLSPFMGFDSVEPYLRHDGKGAFLLCRTSNPGGADLQGQRLAGIKGEPFLYEHVARLAQGPWNLNGQLGLVVGATYPAEIERVRALAPTVPLLIPGVGAQGGDAVATVRAGWRSDAPIVVNSSRAICYASDKDDFAAAARAVALQTRNALEAAKN, from the coding sequence ATGACATTTCTCGACAAGTTGCGCGCCGCCGAGCGCCAGAACGGCTCGCTCCTGTGCGTTGGTCTCGATCCGGAGCCGGCCCGCTTTCCGGCAGGCCTCAAAGGCGACGCCAGCAAAATCTACGACTTTTGCGCCCGCATCGTCGATGCCACTGCCGACTTGGCGATCGCCTTCAAGCCGCAGATCGCCTACTTTGCCTCGCACCGCGCCGAAGGCCAGCTCGAGCAGTTGATGGAGCACTTGCGCCGCAACGTGCCGCATGTCCCGGTCATCCTCGACGCCAAGCGTGGCGACATCGGCTCGACCGCTGAGCAATATGCGCGTGAGGCTTTCGAGCGTTACGGCGCGGATGCGGTCACGTTGTCGCCTTTTATGGGATTCGATTCGGTCGAGCCGTATCTCCGGCACGACGGCAAAGGCGCCTTTTTGCTGTGCCGAACGAGCAACCCGGGCGGTGCCGATCTGCAGGGCCAGCGGCTCGCCGGCATAAAAGGAGAACCTTTTTTGTATGAACACGTTGCACGGCTCGCGCAAGGTCCATGGAATTTGAACGGACAACTCGGCCTTGTCGTCGGCGCGACGTACCCGGCAGAAATAGAACGCGTGCGTGCTTTAGCGCCGACGGTTCCGTTACTTATCCCGGGCGTAGGAGCCCAAGGCGGTGACGCCGTTGCAACTGTCCGCGCAGGTTGGCGAAGCGATGCGCCGATCGTCGTCAATTCGTCGCGCGCAATCTGTTACGCCTCTGACAAAGACGACTTTGCGGCGGCGGCAAGGGCTGTCGCCCTGCAGACCCGAAACGCGCTCGAAGCGGCCAAAAACTGA